A region of Solea solea chromosome 7, fSolSol10.1, whole genome shotgun sequence DNA encodes the following proteins:
- the LOC131462303 gene encoding odorant receptor 131-2-like: MADNSSVTGGGTLRHFGERFYVVQLLVSIFLCVNVMLIVTLFSKVYFYTTMRYILFTVTLLSDTLILFITDVLFILAYHAMTMPIALCVPVYIVVVVYTFVTPLTLTSMTLECYVAICMPLRHGELCTSRRALHCVLIIHGLSFVPLTLILSIFFASAPTSLYSEHRICSMDIFVYLRWQDNAKMAVYQLYFFVMSATIIFSYIKIMKAAKKAVSGENNKSSRRALERVTLHGFHLLFGLIQLWCPFMETAALQTDFKLFLNVRYFNYIVFNLTPRCLSPLLYGLRDEKVFLALKRNTPFQFHFGQNRVRITRI, encoded by the coding sequence ATGGCAGATAACAGCTCCGTCACAGGTGGTGGCACTTTGCGGCATTTCGGTGAACGTTTTTACGTCGTGCAGTTGCTGGTTTcgatttttctgtgtgtcaaCGTGATGCTCATCGTGACCCTTTTCTCAAAAGTCTACTTCTACACAACCATGCGATACATCTTATTCACTGTGACTCTATTGTCTGATACCTTGATTTTATTCATCACTGACGTTCTGTTTATCTTGGCTTATCATGCAATGACGATGCCTATCGCCCTGTGTGTTCCCGTCtatattgttgtggttgtgtacACTTTTGTCACACCTTTGACGCTTACATCCATGACGCTGGAGTGCTATGTGGCCATTTGCATGCCCCTGCGTCACGGAGAGCTGTGCACGTCACGCAGAGCTCTGCACTGCGTCCTCATCATTCACGGCCTCAGCTTTGTACCGTTGACTCTCATCCTCTCCATCTTCTTTGCATCAGCTCCCACAAGCTTGTACTCCGAGCACAGGATATGCTCCATGGACATATTTGTGTATCTCCGATGGCAGGACAACGCTAAAATGGCTGTGTATCAGTTGTACTTTTTCGTCATGTCTGCCACCATCATCTTCTCCTACATTAAGATCATGAAAGCAGCCAAAAAAGCTGTGTCAGGAGAGAATAACAAGTCGTCAAGGAGAGCGCTCGAGAGAGTGACTCTTCACGGCTTTCACCTCCTTTTCGGTCTCATCCAGCTGTGGTGTCCGTTCATGGAGACTGCTGCACTTCAGACTGATttcaagctttttttaaatgtcaggtaTTTCAATTACATAGTGTTTAATCTCACTCCAAGATGCCTGAGTCCGCTTCTGTACGGCCTTAGGGATGAAAAGGTTTTTCTTGCCCTGAAACGAAATACACCTTTTCAGTTCCACTTTGGACAAAACAGAGTGAGGATCACGagaatttga